From the genome of Muricauda sp. SCSIO 64092, one region includes:
- a CDS encoding acylase — MRTVFLICTMLLMACKGNEPQTEVDQWKAQAENITIIRDDFGVPHIYGKTDADAVFGLLYAQCEDDFNRVEQNYIWATGRLAEVEGEDALYSDLRAKLFMTEQEAKANYDKSPEWLKKLCNAFADGINYYLHTHPEVKPRLLTRFEPWMPMYFSEGSIGGDIERISTRKIERFYESGMELPEMELLELKKEKGMVEPQGSNGIAISGDLTQSGNAMLLINPHTSFYFRGEVHMVSEEGLNAYGAVTWGQFFVYQGFNAKTGWMHTSTYTDVMDEFKETMVKNDGKLFYQYGEELRPVDSAMVTLKYKDGNNGLKEKAFPRYRTHHGPITHAVDGQWTASAMMWEPVKALEQSYIRTKQEGYEGFRKMMDIRTNSSNNTVYADAGGNIAYFHGNFIPKRDTNFDYTVPVEGHDPKTDWQGLHTVDENILIKNPPNGWIQNCNSTPYTAALEYSPKRGDYPKYMSRDQENFRGLHAIELLKDGSGYTLNSLIQLAHDPYLPAFKALIPGLVNAYHSNDDKDPKMKEAIEILHNWDYKTSKESIAMTLAHFYGTNYYRTGAYPKGMSPMERVIFWGSEKGEQLKVFEGVLAQLNEDFGTWRIPWGEVNRYQRLNGDIRQAFDDAKPSIPIGFASGRWGALAAYGARYTAEGAKKLYGTRGNSFVAVVEFGDTVKAKTILAGGQSGDPNSPHFDDQIQMYADVQWKDVAYYRGDVLKRAKETYTPGKRE, encoded by the coding sequence ATGAGAACGGTATTCCTTATTTGCACAATGCTTTTGATGGCTTGTAAGGGAAATGAACCCCAAACCGAGGTGGATCAATGGAAAGCCCAGGCAGAAAACATCACCATTATTCGGGATGATTTTGGGGTGCCCCATATTTATGGAAAAACGGATGCTGATGCGGTTTTTGGATTATTGTACGCCCAATGTGAGGACGATTTTAACAGAGTGGAGCAAAATTATATTTGGGCCACAGGGCGGTTGGCAGAGGTTGAAGGTGAGGATGCCCTATACAGTGATTTGCGTGCAAAACTTTTTATGACGGAACAGGAAGCCAAGGCCAATTATGATAAAAGTCCGGAATGGCTTAAAAAACTATGTAATGCCTTTGCGGACGGCATAAACTATTACCTACACACCCATCCCGAAGTAAAGCCTAGATTATTGACCCGTTTTGAGCCCTGGATGCCCATGTATTTTAGTGAGGGAAGTATTGGTGGGGATATTGAACGGATTTCTACAAGAAAGATCGAACGATTTTATGAATCCGGTATGGAACTTCCGGAAATGGAGTTGTTGGAACTAAAAAAAGAAAAAGGAATGGTAGAACCGCAGGGGTCCAACGGCATTGCCATTTCAGGGGATTTAACACAGTCCGGCAACGCCATGTTATTGATCAATCCACATACCTCCTTTTATTTTCGAGGGGAGGTCCATATGGTCAGTGAGGAAGGATTAAATGCTTATGGCGCAGTGACTTGGGGACAATTTTTCGTTTATCAGGGATTTAACGCAAAAACGGGATGGATGCATACTTCCACCTATACGGATGTTATGGACGAGTTTAAGGAAACCATGGTAAAGAACGATGGTAAACTCTTTTATCAATATGGAGAAGAATTGCGTCCTGTGGATTCTGCAATGGTAACCCTAAAATATAAGGATGGGAATAATGGGCTTAAGGAAAAAGCCTTTCCTAGGTACCGCACCCACCATGGACCAATAACCCATGCCGTGGATGGCCAGTGGACGGCCTCTGCCATGATGTGGGAACCGGTTAAAGCATTGGAACAGTCCTATATAAGAACCAAACAAGAGGGTTATGAAGGGTTTCGAAAAATGATGGATATCCGCACCAATTCCTCCAACAACACCGTGTATGCAGATGCTGGAGGCAATATAGCGTACTTTCATGGTAACTTTATTCCGAAACGCGATACCAATTTTGATTATACGGTACCGGTAGAGGGACATGATCCCAAAACGGATTGGCAGGGATTGCATACCGTAGATGAAAACATATTAATAAAGAATCCACCCAATGGATGGATTCAGAATTGCAATTCCACACCTTATACGGCTGCATTGGAGTACAGTCCCAAACGCGGCGATTATCCCAAATACATGTCGCGGGACCAAGAGAACTTCAGGGGACTACATGCCATTGAATTGTTGAAAGATGGAAGTGGCTATACCTTGAATAGTTTAATACAGCTGGCCCACGATCCTTATTTGCCCGCCTTTAAAGCATTGATTCCTGGACTGGTCAATGCCTACCATTCCAATGATGACAAAGACCCTAAAATGAAAGAAGCTATTGAAATTCTTCATAATTGGGATTATAAAACGTCCAAGGAATCGATCGCCATGACCTTGGCCCACTTTTACGGTACGAACTATTATCGAACAGGGGCGTATCCCAAGGGCATGAGCCCAATGGAACGGGTTATTTTTTGGGGAAGTGAAAAAGGAGAGCAGTTAAAAGTCTTTGAAGGGGTGCTGGCGCAATTAAATGAAGATTTTGGCACTTGGAGAATTCCTTGGGGAGAGGTCAACCGTTACCAGCGCCTAAATGGTGATATCCGTCAAGCCTTTGACGATGCCAAACCCAGTATCCCCATTGGTTTTGCGAGTGGGCGATGGGGTGCATTGGCCGCTTATGGTGCCCGATACACCGCGGAAGGAGCAAAGAAATTGTACGGCACCCGTGGAAATAGCTTTGTAGCTGTGGTAGAATTTGGGGATACCGTAAAAGCGAAAACCATTTTGGCGGGTGGTCAAAGTGGTGATCCGAATTCTCCCCATTTCGATGACCAGATTCAAATGTATGCGGATGTGCAATGGAAAGATGTGGCCTATTATAGGGGAGATGTGCTCAAGCGGGCCAAGGAGACCTATACACCGGGTAAAAGGGAATAG
- a CDS encoding aminotransferase class V-fold PLP-dependent enzyme gives MEKRQFLKRLGQATLATPFLTMPMEGNSQSANLPYPSNDDEAFWERIRMDYALKPDYINLENGYYNFVPTPILNKYMEHIHMVNYEASHYMRTVQWDNKNKVAARLAKLVNCSEKELIVTRNTTESLDMVIGGFPWKKGDEAVFAKQDYGAMRIHFHQQEKRYGIICKEVSLPNHPASDEEIVALYESKITPKTKLLMVCHMVNITGQILPIRKICDMAHSHGVEVMVDGAHCVGHIKVDIPALNCDYYGSSLHKWLSTPLGAGLLYVAEKHIPKIWPLFAEHEKDETKIRRLNHTGTHPVHTDLTINDAMDYLGIIGLERKENRLRFIQRYWSDQLREVENIMVNTPVEEARSCGIANVGIRHIKPHELAKILLDEFKIWTVAIDYTNVKGCRITPNIYTTTEELDHFVAAMKTLAKRI, from the coding sequence ATGGAAAAAAGACAATTTTTAAAACGGTTGGGGCAAGCCACACTTGCCACACCTTTCCTGACCATGCCCATGGAAGGGAATTCACAGTCCGCAAACCTGCCCTATCCTTCAAATGACGATGAGGCATTCTGGGAACGCATACGCATGGATTATGCCCTAAAACCGGATTATATCAATTTGGAGAATGGGTATTACAATTTTGTTCCTACGCCCATTCTCAACAAATACATGGAACATATCCATATGGTCAATTATGAGGCTTCCCACTATATGAGAACGGTACAATGGGACAATAAAAATAAGGTTGCCGCACGTTTGGCCAAATTGGTGAATTGCTCGGAAAAAGAGCTCATTGTAACCCGGAATACCACAGAATCCCTGGATATGGTCATTGGCGGGTTTCCATGGAAAAAGGGTGATGAAGCCGTCTTTGCCAAACAGGACTATGGGGCCATGCGCATACATTTCCATCAACAGGAAAAACGTTATGGGATAATCTGCAAAGAAGTTTCCCTGCCCAACCATCCTGCATCGGACGAAGAAATTGTGGCCTTATATGAGTCCAAGATCACCCCCAAAACAAAACTTTTGATGGTATGCCATATGGTCAATATCACGGGACAGATTTTACCTATCCGTAAAATTTGCGACATGGCACATTCGCACGGAGTGGAGGTCATGGTGGATGGTGCCCATTGTGTGGGCCACATTAAGGTTGATATTCCGGCATTGAACTGTGATTACTATGGTTCCAGTCTGCACAAGTGGTTAAGTACGCCTCTGGGGGCCGGGCTATTATATGTTGCGGAAAAACACATTCCCAAAATTTGGCCGCTTTTTGCAGAACATGAAAAAGATGAGACGAAAATTAGAAGGTTAAACCATACGGGGACCCATCCGGTCCATACGGATTTGACCATCAATGATGCCATGGATTATTTGGGGATCATTGGACTGGAGCGCAAAGAAAATCGCTTGCGTTTTATACAGCGCTATTGGAGCGACCAACTTCGTGAGGTGGAAAACATAATGGTCAACACCCCTGTTGAAGAAGCACGGAGCTGTGGGATTGCCAATGTGGGAATACGCCATATAAAACCACATGAATTGGCGAAAATCCTATTGGATGAATTTAAAATCTGGACCGTGGCCATTGATTATACCAATGTGAAGGGATGTCGAATAACGCCCAATATCTATACTACTACAGAGGAATTGGACCATTTTGTAGCTGCCATGAAAACCTTGGCAAAAAGAATTTAA
- a CDS encoding metallophosphoesterase has protein sequence MSSRNRLDRCYAKAKTIPFNNDSKFIFFSDCHRGDNSFADDFANNRNIYFHALNHYYREGFEYCELGDGDELWENLNFEAIFEAHKNVFQLLKQFHLENRLHMVWGNHDMVYQDPNYVEKHLSSYFEPIDGRDIELFENITYHEGIVLKHEETGQELFCCHGHQADWWNYNFWRIGRFLVRILWKPLQVLGIADPTSPAKNYKELIRIEKRIKKWILQNNLRITIAGHTHRPRFPEPGQIPFFNDGSCVHPRSITGIELENGKISLIKWHIDTKPDGTLQIVRVLLEGPEKLVDYMG, from the coding sequence ATGTCTTCCCGCAACAGATTGGACAGATGCTACGCTAAGGCAAAAACCATCCCATTTAATAACGATTCCAAGTTTATTTTCTTTAGTGATTGCCACAGGGGGGACAATAGTTTTGCCGATGATTTTGCCAATAATCGAAACATTTATTTCCATGCCTTGAACCATTATTATCGGGAGGGTTTTGAATATTGTGAACTTGGGGATGGGGATGAGCTTTGGGAAAACCTAAACTTCGAGGCCATTTTTGAGGCCCATAAAAACGTATTTCAGCTCTTAAAGCAATTCCACTTGGAAAACCGATTGCACATGGTTTGGGGGAACCATGATATGGTATACCAAGACCCCAACTATGTGGAGAAACACCTATCCAGTTATTTTGAACCTATTGATGGCAGGGATATTGAGCTTTTTGAAAATATTACCTACCATGAGGGAATTGTTCTAAAACACGAGGAAACCGGTCAAGAGCTTTTCTGTTGCCACGGCCATCAAGCAGATTGGTGGAATTATAACTTTTGGCGCATAGGACGTTTTTTGGTCCGTATCCTATGGAAACCTTTACAGGTGTTGGGTATTGCGGATCCCACCAGTCCTGCCAAGAATTACAAGGAGTTGATACGTATTGAGAAACGGATCAAAAAGTGGATTTTACAGAACAACCTTCGTATCACCATTGCCGGTCATACCCATAGACCCCGGTTTCCCGAACCCGGACAGATACCTTTCTTTAATGATGGAAGTTGCGTACATCCAAGAAGCATAACGGGAATAGAACTGGAAAATGGGAAAATCTCATTGATCAAATGGCATATTGATACCAAACCCGACGGTACGCTCCAAATTGTTCGAGTGCTGTTGGAGGGTCCGGAAAAACTAGTGGATTATATGGGTTAA
- a CDS encoding GAF domain-containing protein: protein MNGQYTGEVPLIQLVSFNKLLEHYDEQLKSKDEFLAARAKYVLDAVAPYPELREGFDDLSLIGKHNDVIKTILADTFSPVLTHNEIKAASIPFANLVFNSSERFKKILKEAGDDFELEIRNLPDNLHYIMQCTVVLSFYYGFQLDFKRPLFYDIPDAKGLMRHYRILYNADFMEITPTENAKDLKQEDFEELLDNFDNLELWKEKIPPNSFISKGFVISNMFDVTAEHSISEIKSTLIGSNKRGAENFMDGFQDTFRSLFNLKNINVGFAGYDLTSNRFLKIYGKGIESFILKGKEMESCDAMLCGSSYSKLLDENAFFAIPNVDKYYKNSGGEQPYKNLYDQGIKSAILAPIADEGNLLGVLELVSDKVNELNSINANKLADVMPFIVSAVIRSIEEEQNLIDAIIQHECTTVHSSVYWKFQGEAKRFMNYELVGEEPFFNEIVFKEVYPLYGQIDIKDSSKERNLAIQRDLMIQLSEIQTILEMAYKKLKLPIYEELTFRVNNHLEEVKDTLYTHSEQAVFDFVQEEVNPAFHHLKREDKEIKVLIENYEGQIDATTESYYDHRRNYDESVMETNMKLAALLDKKQQDAQRMFPHYFERYKTDGVEHNMYIGTSIANDRTFDELYLNNLRLWQLQTMVEMENKHYSLKPNLPVPLDVTSLLLVYSTPLAIRFRMDEKRFDVDGTYNARYEIIKKRIDKSIIKGTNQRLTQKGKLAIVYSQKKDEREYLRYVHFLKAKGYFTNSIEIVELEGLQGVTGLKAIRAEILYKTDATSEKTYTYDDLMEELKH from the coding sequence ATGAACGGACAGTATACAGGAGAGGTACCGTTGATTCAACTTGTTAGTTTCAATAAGTTGTTGGAACACTATGATGAACAGCTCAAGAGCAAGGATGAATTCCTTGCGGCAAGGGCAAAATATGTATTGGATGCTGTAGCGCCGTATCCTGAATTACGGGAGGGCTTTGATGATTTGTCCCTCATAGGGAAACATAACGATGTCATTAAAACCATCCTGGCAGATACTTTTTCCCCGGTTTTGACCCATAACGAGATAAAAGCCGCGTCCATCCCTTTTGCCAATTTGGTTTTTAACTCCTCCGAGCGGTTCAAAAAGATACTAAAGGAAGCCGGGGATGATTTTGAACTTGAAATACGAAACCTTCCCGACAACCTGCACTATATCATGCAGTGTACGGTTGTCCTTAGTTTTTACTATGGCTTCCAACTGGACTTCAAACGTCCTTTGTTTTATGATATCCCGGATGCCAAAGGCTTAATGCGCCATTATCGCATTCTGTACAATGCCGATTTCATGGAGATAACACCAACGGAGAACGCCAAGGATCTAAAACAGGAAGACTTTGAGGAACTGTTGGATAATTTTGATAATCTGGAACTTTGGAAAGAAAAGATTCCGCCCAATAGTTTTATTTCCAAAGGGTTTGTGATTTCAAATATGTTCGATGTGACTGCGGAACACTCCATATCCGAAATCAAATCCACACTGATAGGAAGCAACAAGCGTGGTGCCGAGAACTTCATGGATGGTTTTCAGGATACGTTTCGGTCACTGTTCAATTTAAAGAACATCAACGTAGGTTTTGCTGGATATGATCTTACCAGCAACCGGTTTTTAAAAATATATGGAAAAGGAATTGAAAGCTTTATCCTAAAGGGCAAGGAAATGGAATCCTGTGACGCAATGCTTTGCGGTAGCTCTTACAGCAAACTTTTGGATGAAAACGCCTTCTTTGCCATTCCCAATGTAGATAAGTACTACAAAAATTCCGGCGGTGAACAACCTTATAAGAACCTGTATGACCAGGGTATAAAAAGTGCCATCCTGGCACCCATAGCGGATGAGGGGAATCTTTTGGGGGTTTTGGAGTTGGTTTCCGATAAAGTAAACGAACTGAACAGTATCAATGCCAATAAATTGGCAGATGTAATGCCGTTCATCGTTTCTGCCGTCATTCGATCTATTGAAGAGGAGCAAAACCTTATCGATGCCATCATCCAACATGAATGTACAACGGTCCACTCCTCAGTATACTGGAAGTTCCAGGGGGAAGCCAAACGTTTTATGAATTATGAGCTGGTCGGTGAAGAACCCTTTTTCAACGAAATTGTTTTTAAAGAAGTTTATCCACTGTATGGACAAATAGACATCAAGGACTCTTCCAAGGAACGGAATTTGGCGATACAACGCGATTTAATGATCCAACTTTCCGAAATACAGACCATTTTGGAAATGGCCTATAAAAAGTTGAAACTTCCTATTTATGAAGAATTGACATTTAGGGTCAATAATCACTTGGAAGAGGTAAAAGATACCCTTTACACCCATAGTGAACAGGCCGTATTTGATTTTGTCCAGGAAGAGGTCAACCCTGCTTTCCACCATCTTAAAAGGGAAGATAAGGAGATCAAAGTGTTGATTGAAAACTATGAGGGACAAATAGACGCCACTACCGAATCGTACTATGACCATAGGCGTAACTACGACGAGAGCGTAATGGAAACAAATATGAAACTGGCGGCCTTATTGGATAAAAAACAACAAGATGCCCAAAGGATGTTTCCCCATTATTTTGAACGGTATAAAACGGACGGTGTAGAACACAATATGTATATAGGCACTTCCATTGCAAATGATAGGACCTTTGACGAGCTCTATTTAAACAATTTAAGGTTATGGCAATTGCAGACCATGGTTGAAATGGAGAACAAGCACTACTCTTTAAAGCCCAATTTGCCGGTACCATTGGATGTTACCTCCCTACTGTTGGTGTACAGCACGCCTTTGGCCATTCGTTTCCGTATGGACGAAAAGCGATTTGATGTGGATGGTACCTATAACGCCCGTTATGAAATCATTAAAAAGCGAATTGATAAGTCCATCATCAAAGGAACGAATCAACGCCTTACACAAAAAGGAAAACTGGCCATAGTGTATTCACAGAAAAAGGATGAGCGTGAGTATCTGCGTTATGTCCATTTCCTTAAAGCCAAGGGATACTTTACCAATTCCATTGAAATTGTAGAATTGGAAGGATTGCAAGGGGTTACCGGATTAAAGGCCATTAGGGCCGAAATCCTTTATAAGACCGATGCTACTTCCGAGAAGACCTACACCTATGATGACTTAATGGAAGAGTTAAAGCACTAA
- a CDS encoding Pycsar system effector family protein, with the protein MSEIVQKAEDFVTRLLETELDSRFLYHNLKHTQRVVKSTKELLEHYDLGPAETEQLVLAAWFHDTGYTKGVDKHEEKSSELAGDFLNGEGYDKKALEHVQSLILATERYHSPTNLHEEIIRDADASHFAQKSYWETTDYLKEELELLEIATHSPKQWRDINIKMFRSEHQFHTEYAQEHWEPGKEKNLKQLVKEKKTEKEIAKKESLKAKYKSESPDRGIQTLFRVTLKNHLTLSDIADTKANILLSVNAIIISVALSNLIPKLDNPSNTYLIYPTTIFIVFSVISMILAVLATRPNVTSGKFTKADVEQKRVNLLFFGNFHKMELNEYEWAIQELVKDKDYIYSSLTKDLYFLGLVLNRKYKILRWTYSIFIFGIVVSVLAFGIAFRFFGPERMVF; encoded by the coding sequence ATGTCGGAAATCGTTCAAAAAGCTGAAGATTTTGTCACAAGACTTTTGGAAACGGAATTGGATTCCAGGTTTTTATACCACAATCTTAAACACACACAACGAGTGGTAAAAAGTACAAAGGAGCTATTGGAGCATTATGACCTCGGTCCCGCCGAAACCGAGCAATTGGTATTGGCCGCGTGGTTTCATGACACCGGATATACCAAAGGAGTGGATAAGCATGAGGAAAAAAGCAGTGAATTGGCTGGGGACTTTTTAAATGGGGAAGGGTATGATAAAAAGGCATTGGAACATGTACAGTCTTTAATTCTGGCTACCGAACGGTACCATAGTCCTACCAATTTACACGAAGAAATCATTCGGGATGCCGATGCTTCTCATTTTGCACAAAAGAGTTATTGGGAGACCACGGATTACCTTAAGGAAGAACTGGAACTTTTGGAAATTGCCACCCATTCTCCCAAACAGTGGCGGGATATTAACATTAAAATGTTTCGCAGCGAGCATCAATTCCATACCGAGTATGCCCAAGAGCACTGGGAGCCGGGAAAGGAAAAGAACCTAAAACAATTGGTCAAGGAAAAGAAAACCGAAAAAGAGATTGCCAAGAAAGAATCCTTAAAAGCAAAGTATAAGAGTGAAAGCCCCGATCGAGGTATACAGACCTTGTTTAGGGTTACCTTAAAAAACCATCTCACCTTAAGTGATATTGCAGATACCAAGGCCAATATCCTTCTTTCCGTAAATGCGATTATCATTTCGGTTGCCCTTTCCAATCTCATTCCCAAACTGGACAACCCGTCCAATACCTATTTGATCTATCCGACCACTATTTTTATTGTCTTTAGCGTTATTTCAATGATACTGGCGGTTTTAGCCACTAGGCCCAATGTTACCAGTGGCAAATTTACCAAGGCCGATGTTGAACAAAAACGGGTGAACCTACTCTTTTTTGGCAACTTCCATAAAATGGAACTTAATGAATATGAATGGGCCATTCAGGAGCTGGTAAAGGATAAGGACTATATCTATAGCTCCTTGACCAAGGATCTTTACTTTCTGGGATTGGTACTGAACAGAAAATATAAAATCCTCAGGTGGACCTATAGTATTTTTATCTTTGGAATTGTTGTTTCCGTACTTGCCTTTGGAATTGCCTTTCGTTTCTTTGGCCCGGAGCGTATGGTGTTCTAA